In a single window of the Luteolibacter yonseiensis genome:
- a CDS encoding ring-cleaving dioxygenase produces MKTQQPVLHGLHHVTAVTAQAQRNLDFYTRTLGMRLVKKTVNQDDVSAYHLFYADAVGSAGSDLTFFDWAHTPTVRIGAGTVSETGLRVLGGEASLEQWIKWFDQQKVGHGAIEVLAGRPTLAFQDGEGQRLRLIADDASGTEVHPWHGSPVPLEAAIVGLGSVSLTVGDVDATSQFLTGVLGFKNDGDLFETGSGGTGTQLRLAGSTSRGQDGAGGVHHVAWRVRDQAELLDWQRHLESHGHRTSGEVERHYFKSLYFRIPGGILFEIATDGPGFAADGEDPAHLGEKLALPPFLEPHRAKIEEGIKPLDYQPSKAKG; encoded by the coding sequence ATGAAAACACAACAACCCGTTCTTCATGGCCTCCACCACGTCACCGCCGTCACCGCCCAGGCGCAGCGGAATCTCGATTTCTACACCCGCACGCTCGGCATGCGCCTGGTGAAAAAAACGGTGAACCAGGACGACGTCTCTGCCTACCACCTGTTCTACGCCGACGCCGTTGGCAGCGCGGGATCGGATCTCACCTTCTTTGACTGGGCTCACACTCCGACCGTCCGGATCGGCGCGGGCACCGTCAGCGAAACCGGCCTGCGCGTGCTCGGCGGAGAAGCTTCCTTGGAGCAATGGATAAAATGGTTCGACCAACAAAAGGTCGGACACGGAGCCATCGAGGTCCTGGCGGGCCGCCCCACGCTCGCCTTCCAGGATGGCGAAGGACAACGCCTCCGCCTGATCGCTGACGATGCCTCCGGCACGGAGGTGCATCCATGGCACGGCAGCCCTGTCCCTCTGGAAGCGGCCATCGTCGGACTCGGCTCCGTCAGCCTGACGGTGGGCGATGTGGACGCGACCTCTCAATTCCTCACCGGAGTGCTCGGTTTCAAAAACGACGGCGACCTTTTCGAGACCGGCTCCGGTGGCACCGGCACGCAACTCCGTTTGGCGGGCTCCACCAGCCGTGGCCAGGACGGCGCGGGCGGCGTGCACCACGTGGCATGGCGGGTGAGAGACCAGGCGGAATTGCTCGATTGGCAGCGCCACTTGGAAAGCCACGGCCACCGCACCTCCGGCGAGGTGGAGCGACACTATTTCAAATCCCTCTACTTCCGCATCCCCGGCGGCATCCTGTTCGAGATCGCCACGGACGGCCCAGGCTTCGCCGCGGATGGAGAGGATCCCGCTCATCTCGGGGAAAAGCTCGCGCTGCCTCCTTTCCTCGAACCCCACCGTGCGAAAATCGAGGAGGGAATCAAGCCGCTGGACTATCAACCAAGCAAAGCGAAAGGTTGA
- a CDS encoding adenosine deaminase family protein, whose translation MHDLHIHLGGAVPSSVLWEILCDNGLRTEYVDFTSFHDSLTARPHEVKSLDDFLGRYFQVTEEIQSSPSAASVSAYQVVAKAYRRAQVRALELRFNPQKRMRHGLHTMDAIILAVMQGLERASLHYGVATGIILSLGRDLSLESNWLIIEAAIKWRSRGSLNGANGVVGIDMAGPESRSLELSKPWMSEVSAMMEKARDSGLKITYHVGESEATGPKGMLNVIESIRPDRIGHGIELRNAKGKVKDALVTRLRENSICLELCPTVNLVTRVVPDYACVADFVKTLAKNEIPYCINTDNPYLIHTNLRQEYEVVGKELGDDARPLLDLSRSHAKEHRFLRE comes from the coding sequence ATGCACGACCTCCACATCCACCTCGGCGGAGCAGTTCCATCCTCGGTGCTCTGGGAAATCCTCTGTGACAACGGGCTGCGCACCGAGTATGTCGATTTCACCAGTTTCCACGATTCACTGACCGCCCGCCCCCACGAGGTGAAATCCCTGGATGACTTTCTGGGCCGTTATTTCCAAGTGACGGAGGAAATCCAGTCCTCTCCCTCGGCGGCCAGCGTTTCCGCCTATCAGGTCGTAGCGAAAGCCTACCGCCGCGCCCAGGTCCGCGCGCTGGAGCTGCGCTTCAACCCACAGAAGCGCATGCGCCACGGACTGCACACCATGGACGCGATCATCCTGGCCGTCATGCAGGGGTTGGAACGTGCCTCTCTGCACTACGGCGTCGCCACAGGCATCATCCTGTCATTGGGCCGCGATCTTTCCCTGGAATCAAACTGGCTCATCATCGAGGCCGCCATCAAGTGGCGCAGCCGTGGCTCGCTCAATGGCGCGAACGGTGTCGTCGGCATCGACATGGCCGGCCCTGAGTCCCGCTCGCTCGAACTCAGCAAACCCTGGATGAGCGAGGTGTCCGCCATGATGGAGAAAGCCCGTGATTCCGGACTGAAGATCACCTATCATGTCGGCGAAAGCGAAGCCACCGGGCCGAAGGGCATGCTGAACGTGATCGAGTCCATCCGCCCGGACCGCATCGGCCACGGCATCGAACTGCGGAACGCGAAGGGAAAGGTCAAGGACGCGCTCGTCACCCGGTTGCGTGAAAACTCCATCTGCCTGGAGCTGTGCCCCACCGTGAACCTCGTCACCCGCGTGGTGCCGGACTACGCGTGCGTCGCGGATTTCGTGAAAACCCTCGCGAAAAACGAAATCCCTTACTGCATCAACACCGACAACCCCTACCTCATCCACACCAACCTCAGGCAGGAGTATGAAGTCGTGGGCAAGGAACTGGGAGACGACGCCAGGCCGTTGCTGGACCTCAGCAGGAGCCACGCGAAGGAGCACCGGTTCCTGAGAGAGTGA
- a CDS encoding prolyl oligopeptidase family serine peptidase — protein sequence MKPFRILPFLVLIDQAMAVPLPEPRPVKTDYFGTVIEDPYRYFEEKHQPQVAAWARAVSDETIGKLSKLPDRERIAKWIAEADQSQGDKVGWVSEPSPGDYYFLMRRQDDPIELLFHQKPGGRPELILDPRQVVKGDGSPVTIKAFTVSPDLKHIAVTITAGGGEMASLYVYNLAEQKMVEGPYDRARWGAAEWLPDSSGFFYTRLQKLAPDADPLETFQRGKTWYHKLGTPESADKAIFGEGVNPDVLVKPEDIVFVSPLADTGWALATNESGVSADYIHHLARVDEILSGKPRWRKICDRPDLVGSMSGGGFAIHGDEIFLLTRKDAPNGKIIRRKLTEDGLGEMKTLYTAPRGSIQNLSVSKDGIYVRTLDGGPSRLVRLPWDALDKPETITTAEEGRISLHDSPAGHPSREGVGFTLDSWTRPARFYHTTPGKSLPEPSALPQLREPGISARLVSRETMMPGHDGVMIPVSIIHRKDLPRDKTHPVMLIGYGAYGMCLEPGFRAAETALFEMGGIKVVAHVRGGGELGEEWRLAGYQKTKPNTWKDMISVAEGLVRDGLTTPGQICIHGRSAGGVTAGRALTEKPEAFGAVLIGVGLTDALRAENSPNGVPNIPEFGTTRTKPGFEALREMSAYEHVKPGVKYPPTLLYHGANDTRVELWQSLKMTARLLAAGGENSNVGLRIDYQTGHGSGASREQENSLQTDLLSFFFANCE from the coding sequence ATGAAACCGTTTCGCATCCTCCCGTTTCTTGTCCTCATCGATCAGGCGATGGCGGTTCCCCTGCCTGAGCCACGGCCTGTGAAGACGGATTATTTCGGTACGGTCATCGAGGACCCCTACCGTTACTTCGAGGAGAAGCACCAGCCGCAGGTCGCCGCATGGGCCCGTGCGGTCTCCGATGAGACCATCGGAAAACTCTCCAAGCTGCCGGACAGGGAACGCATCGCGAAATGGATCGCCGAGGCGGACCAGAGTCAGGGTGACAAGGTCGGCTGGGTGTCGGAACCCTCGCCGGGGGATTACTATTTCCTCATGCGGAGGCAGGACGATCCCATCGAACTGCTGTTCCACCAAAAGCCCGGCGGCAGGCCGGAGTTGATCCTCGATCCGCGCCAGGTGGTGAAGGGCGACGGATCTCCTGTCACCATCAAGGCGTTCACCGTCTCTCCCGATCTCAAACACATCGCCGTCACCATCACCGCGGGTGGTGGTGAAATGGCCAGCCTCTATGTCTACAATCTGGCGGAGCAGAAAATGGTGGAAGGCCCCTATGACCGCGCCCGCTGGGGAGCGGCGGAGTGGCTTCCCGACAGTTCGGGCTTTTTCTACACCCGGTTGCAGAAGCTCGCTCCTGATGCCGACCCATTGGAAACCTTCCAACGCGGTAAAACCTGGTATCACAAGCTCGGCACTCCGGAGTCCGCAGACAAAGCCATCTTCGGCGAGGGGGTGAATCCCGACGTGCTGGTGAAACCGGAAGACATCGTCTTCGTCAGCCCCCTGGCCGACACCGGCTGGGCACTGGCCACGAATGAAAGCGGTGTCTCCGCGGACTACATCCATCATCTCGCACGGGTGGACGAGATCCTTTCCGGAAAACCCCGCTGGCGGAAGATCTGCGATCGTCCGGACCTCGTCGGCTCCATGAGCGGCGGCGGATTCGCCATCCATGGGGATGAGATTTTCCTCCTCACCCGCAAGGATGCGCCCAACGGAAAAATCATCCGCCGTAAGCTGACGGAGGATGGCCTCGGAGAAATGAAGACCCTCTACACCGCACCGCGCGGCTCCATCCAGAATCTGTCCGTTAGCAAGGACGGGATCTATGTCCGCACGTTGGACGGCGGTCCGAGCCGGCTCGTCCGGCTGCCATGGGATGCCCTCGACAAGCCAGAAACCATCACCACCGCCGAAGAGGGACGCATTTCCCTGCACGATTCCCCGGCCGGTCATCCGTCGCGGGAAGGTGTCGGTTTCACCTTGGACTCATGGACCCGCCCGGCACGGTTTTATCACACCACACCAGGCAAATCCTTGCCTGAGCCGAGCGCGCTCCCTCAGCTCCGGGAACCCGGGATCTCCGCGAGGCTCGTCAGCCGCGAAACGATGATGCCCGGCCACGACGGCGTGATGATCCCCGTATCCATCATCCACCGGAAGGATCTTCCCCGCGACAAGACCCATCCCGTCATGCTCATCGGCTACGGCGCATATGGCATGTGCCTGGAACCGGGCTTCCGTGCGGCTGAGACCGCCCTCTTTGAAATGGGTGGCATCAAGGTCGTCGCCCACGTCCGTGGCGGCGGAGAGCTTGGCGAGGAATGGCGTCTCGCAGGCTATCAGAAAACCAAGCCGAACACTTGGAAGGACATGATTTCCGTGGCGGAGGGACTCGTTCGCGATGGACTGACCACTCCCGGCCAGATCTGCATCCACGGTCGCAGCGCGGGCGGAGTCACCGCGGGGCGCGCACTTACGGAAAAACCGGAAGCCTTCGGCGCGGTGCTCATCGGCGTGGGCCTGACGGATGCCTTGCGCGCGGAGAATTCTCCGAATGGAGTGCCGAACATCCCCGAATTCGGCACCACCAGGACGAAACCCGGTTTCGAAGCCCTGCGGGAGATGAGCGCCTACGAGCATGTGAAGCCTGGGGTGAAATATCCACCGACACTGCTCTATCACGGTGCGAACGATACCCGCGTGGAACTCTGGCAATCGCTGAAAATGACCGCCCGCCTGCTCGCGGCAGGTGGGGAAAACTCGAACGTCGGATTGAGGATCGACTACCAGACCGGACACGGCAGCGGGGCCTCCCGCGAACAGGAAAACTCCCTGCAAACCGATCTGCTCTCGTTTTTCTTCGCGAACTGCGAGTAG
- a CDS encoding ATP-dependent Clp protease proteolytic subunit gives MKNQSTRSALLGLALTTWLPAQTPALAIAPAPAPPPPASATPPAPTPPPAEEKDPALEAKKKEQEALAIDNKLEAERLTNATNALRAEVTKLKAERELMAEKQAMEAAKRQVSLQTELAKVQAEKEKIASEGELSKARAEKLTNDLKSLQTESALEITRLQNDIARIETSDKRSKFADSKPVFLKTPLKENGIVVVSDRRIPLNGLITNNTADFITSRIQYWNNKDRELPIFIVIDSSPGGSVMAGYRILKAMESSDAPVHVVVKSFAASMAACITTLAKESYCYPNAVILHHQISSTVFGQLNLTQQREFHEESQRWWVRLGTPVANKMGITTDEFIKRMYSHSSNGDWSEFGEQAKDLKWVNHIVTGIDETSFTKDPDTVDAPAGARAAVAKEEVDASGRPFQWLPRIEPLDVYFIHNSDGYYRTH, from the coding sequence ATGAAAAACCAGTCTACCCGCTCCGCCCTGCTCGGCCTCGCCCTCACGACTTGGCTGCCAGCCCAGACTCCCGCCCTAGCGATCGCACCGGCTCCGGCCCCTCCGCCACCCGCATCCGCCACTCCACCCGCACCCACTCCTCCTCCTGCCGAGGAAAAGGACCCCGCGCTGGAGGCGAAAAAGAAGGAACAGGAAGCCCTCGCCATCGACAACAAGTTGGAAGCCGAACGCCTCACCAACGCCACCAACGCCCTCCGCGCCGAGGTCACCAAATTGAAGGCGGAGCGCGAACTCATGGCGGAAAAGCAGGCCATGGAAGCCGCCAAGCGCCAGGTTTCCCTCCAAACCGAACTGGCCAAGGTGCAGGCCGAGAAGGAAAAGATCGCCAGCGAGGGCGAACTCTCTAAGGCCCGTGCGGAAAAGCTCACCAACGACCTCAAGTCCCTGCAAACCGAGTCCGCGCTTGAAATCACCCGGCTGCAGAACGACATCGCCCGCATCGAGACCTCGGACAAGCGCTCGAAGTTCGCCGACTCCAAACCGGTTTTCCTCAAGACCCCTCTCAAGGAAAACGGCATCGTCGTCGTCTCGGACCGCCGCATCCCGCTCAACGGACTCATCACGAACAATACGGCGGATTTCATCACCAGCCGCATCCAGTATTGGAACAACAAGGACCGCGAACTGCCGATCTTCATCGTCATCGACTCCAGCCCCGGCGGCTCCGTCATGGCCGGCTACCGCATCCTCAAGGCGATGGAATCCAGCGACGCGCCCGTCCACGTCGTCGTGAAATCCTTCGCCGCCTCCATGGCCGCCTGCATCACCACGCTCGCCAAGGAATCCTACTGCTACCCGAACGCGGTGATCCTCCACCACCAGATCAGCTCGACGGTCTTCGGCCAGCTCAACCTCACCCAGCAACGTGAGTTCCATGAGGAAAGCCAGCGCTGGTGGGTCCGCCTCGGCACCCCCGTCGCTAACAAGATGGGCATCACCACCGACGAGTTCATCAAGCGGATGTATTCCCATTCCTCAAACGGGGACTGGAGCGAATTCGGCGAGCAGGCGAAGGATCTGAAATGGGTCAACCACATCGTCACCGGCATCGACGAAACCTCCTTCACCAAGGATCCGGACACCGTGGATGCCCCCGCCGGAGCGAGAGCGGCCGTGGCAAAGGAAGAAGTGGACGCGTCTGGCAGACCTTTCCAATGGCTGCCGCGGATCGAGCCGCTGGATGTCTATTTCATCCACAATTCCGACGGCTACTACCGCACCCACTGA
- the tatC gene encoding twin-arginine translocase subunit TatC yields the protein MPELSALAVRGLRGLNPAPTSMYLLKKAIQLRENSHPDHEKPFLEHLEDLRVMVTKMVVTLVIAMVACFAYNPQLMEFFRLPVEEVRTIQIQETLPTDAPHLLTVDKWTDARKVENVALSLTPEQREVFYQSLPEKDLVFHAKSVSILRAAMFLPEDKQADFVKGLGESDDMKKQVTALLQTKPKTDGDIEGNLKMLSSLKPTEGFMLSMKISFFAGIVVSFPLLLWFLLQFVLPGLHSHEKRVMWPAMAVGFGLFLAGAVFAYYMVLPRALLFFAQWSKDMGISNDWRITEYIDFAMQFTLLFGLSFELPVVVMVFVKLGLLSYETMSRTRSYAIVGIFVAAAVLTPTPDAFTLMLMALPMIVLYEICIWLAYFDRRKNRLLEEQEARERVERQLLREQELRAEEEEYAAKNDTFHDESARHDETPPHDGHEAQVEAGDDGWQEEYPQQDHHTSDELPDIDDKPPHDIPEDGERRRMDP from the coding sequence ATGCCCGAATTATCTGCCCTTGCGGTAAGGGGATTGCGAGGCTTGAATCCCGCCCCCACAAGCATGTACCTGCTGAAAAAAGCCATCCAACTCCGGGAGAACTCCCATCCGGATCACGAAAAGCCGTTTCTCGAGCACCTGGAGGACCTGCGCGTGATGGTCACCAAGATGGTGGTGACGCTGGTGATCGCCATGGTCGCGTGTTTCGCCTACAATCCCCAACTCATGGAATTCTTCCGCCTGCCGGTGGAGGAGGTCCGGACGATCCAGATCCAGGAGACGCTGCCGACGGACGCCCCCCACCTCCTCACGGTGGACAAATGGACGGACGCGCGGAAGGTCGAGAACGTGGCTCTCTCCCTCACTCCGGAGCAACGGGAGGTTTTCTACCAGTCACTGCCGGAGAAGGACCTCGTTTTCCATGCGAAGTCGGTGAGCATCCTGCGGGCGGCGATGTTTCTGCCGGAGGACAAACAAGCGGATTTCGTAAAAGGCCTGGGGGAAAGCGACGATATGAAAAAGCAGGTCACCGCCCTGCTTCAAACCAAACCGAAGACCGACGGCGACATCGAGGGGAACCTGAAGATGCTGTCATCGCTGAAGCCTACCGAAGGCTTCATGCTCTCCATGAAGATCTCGTTCTTCGCCGGCATCGTGGTTTCCTTCCCGCTGTTGCTCTGGTTCCTCCTCCAGTTCGTGCTGCCGGGCCTGCACAGCCATGAGAAGCGTGTGATGTGGCCCGCCATGGCGGTGGGCTTCGGACTGTTTCTCGCGGGCGCGGTTTTCGCCTACTACATGGTCCTGCCCCGCGCCTTGCTGTTCTTCGCGCAATGGAGCAAGGACATGGGAATCTCCAATGACTGGCGCATCACGGAGTACATCGACTTCGCCATGCAGTTCACCCTGTTGTTCGGCCTGTCTTTCGAACTGCCGGTGGTGGTGATGGTGTTCGTGAAACTCGGTCTGCTGAGTTATGAAACCATGTCGAGAACCCGCAGCTACGCCATCGTCGGCATCTTCGTGGCCGCCGCGGTGCTCACACCGACGCCGGATGCCTTCACACTGATGCTCATGGCCCTGCCCATGATCGTGCTCTACGAAATCTGCATCTGGCTCGCCTATTTCGACCGCAGGAAAAACCGCCTGCTGGAGGAACAGGAAGCCCGCGAGCGCGTCGAGCGCCAGCTTCTCCGCGAGCAAGAACTGCGTGCCGAGGAAGAGGAATACGCCGCGAAAAACGATACGTTCCATGACGAATCCGCCCGTCACGACGAGACCCCGCCTCACGACGGTCATGAGGCCCAGGTCGAGGCCGGTGACGATGGCTGGCAAGAGGAATACCCGCAGCAGGACCACCACACCAGCGACGAGCTGCCGGACATCGACGACAAACCGCCGCACGACATTCCGGAAGACGGCGAACGCCGCCGCATGGATCCTTGA
- a CDS encoding aminotransferase class V-fold PLP-dependent enzyme → MFQLDSLISDFPILDQTIQGRRLVYLDNAATTQKPMAVLLASRHYYEAVNSNIHRGTHYLARLATEAFEKARQTVAGHLNAATPDEVIFTSGTTDGINLVANVLALSGRIRPGDEILISTLEHHSNIVPWQMLCERTGGVLKIIPCHEDGSLDQEAFLALLNERTRILSLTWISNSFGTVNPIAEMTAAAKNAGALVLIDAAQATAHMHINVQALGIDFLALSGHKVYAPTGIGVLWGRADVLNSLPPWRGGGEMIKEVTFEKTSYNELPFKFEAGTPNIEGAIALAAALDFLNGTGLSAIQKHERELIRSAADALSSIPGIRFYGPDDRAGALSFNVEGVHQYDLGTLMDQMGVAVRTGHHCCQPLMARFGITGTVRASFAVYNTDKDVEALAEAVGRSVAMLR, encoded by the coding sequence ATGTTCCAGCTCGATTCCCTGATCTCCGACTTTCCGATCCTCGATCAAACGATCCAGGGCCGCCGCCTCGTTTACCTGGACAACGCGGCCACCACGCAAAAGCCGATGGCGGTCCTGCTGGCTTCGCGCCACTACTATGAGGCGGTGAATTCGAACATCCACCGCGGCACGCACTACCTCGCGCGGCTGGCGACCGAGGCGTTCGAAAAGGCGCGCCAGACGGTGGCCGGTCATTTGAACGCGGCCACTCCGGACGAGGTGATCTTCACCTCCGGCACCACGGATGGCATCAATCTGGTGGCGAACGTGCTCGCGCTGTCCGGCCGCATCCGGCCCGGGGATGAGATCCTCATTTCCACCCTGGAGCATCACTCGAACATCGTGCCATGGCAGATGCTTTGCGAGCGGACCGGCGGTGTCCTGAAAATCATCCCCTGCCATGAGGACGGCTCGCTCGATCAGGAAGCGTTCCTCGCGCTGCTCAACGAGCGCACCAGGATTCTCTCGCTGACCTGGATCTCCAACTCCTTCGGCACGGTCAATCCCATCGCGGAGATGACCGCCGCTGCGAAAAATGCCGGCGCGCTGGTGCTCATCGACGCGGCGCAGGCGACCGCGCACATGCACATCAACGTGCAGGCCCTCGGCATCGACTTCCTCGCGCTCTCCGGCCACAAGGTTTACGCGCCTACCGGCATCGGCGTGCTGTGGGGGCGGGCCGATGTCCTGAACTCCCTGCCACCATGGCGCGGGGGTGGGGAAATGATCAAGGAGGTCACTTTTGAAAAAACGAGCTACAACGAGCTTCCCTTCAAGTTCGAGGCGGGCACGCCGAACATCGAGGGTGCCATCGCCCTCGCCGCCGCGTTGGATTTCCTCAATGGAACGGGCCTGAGCGCCATTCAGAAACACGAGCGCGAGCTGATCCGCTCCGCCGCCGACGCGCTTTCCAGTATTCCCGGCATCCGGTTCTACGGGCCGGATGACCGTGCGGGAGCGCTTTCCTTCAATGTGGAAGGGGTGCACCAGTACGACCTCGGGACCCTGATGGACCAGATGGGCGTCGCGGTGAGAACGGGCCACCATTGCTGCCAGCCGCTGATGGCCCGCTTCGGCATCACCGGTACCGTGCGTGCGTCATTCGCGGTCTACAACACCGATAAGGACGTGGAAGCCCTGGCGGAGGCGGTGGGCCGCTCCGTGGCGATGCTCCGTTAG